From the Lolium rigidum isolate FL_2022 chromosome 2, APGP_CSIRO_Lrig_0.1, whole genome shotgun sequence genome, one window contains:
- the LOC124692020 gene encoding ABC transporter A family member 8-like, with translation MGSSNLEQTNALFRKNIVIQRRARKTNCCLIFFPLIICGAIGGLQITIDRQIAKNEREHPILVDCSCNNAVVSGNSTGGAVCSDSCPLPRAPKWPPVLQIPSPSSSNPFFYDGGASCSAGAAAPGSCAARFLVTGTNQSFVSSVMGNMIPVQSMSVNVSADDISALADFVLVNRYYMQTTLSNPPGVNSFLQNTCTPNLTLSYAYIEGNETVSQDVNCTEGLMLWRDNSWLVSDELYKAYYEGNKTNEVAAAYDFLSSDLSNFNLVISYNSTNKFGDADTGISIIQLHGPWEAPRLLQVPRLTNMASNAYLHLRGNALKISLDFVKDMPRAAKSFSFDISSIIGQLPYLWTMMLLFPVILTNLVYEKQNKLRIMMKMHGLGDLPYWTITYSYFILLSTLYMLSFMIFGVGLRISFFRLNNYDLQFVFYFAYMNLQISFAFLVATCFSNVRTATVTGYFYIFGSGLIAEFFFKPYIEDIFLSGSWIILLELFPPFSLYRIVYELSQSALLVSVMGSTGMQWRDLSDTKNGMSSVLTIMIFEWILFMSLSFYLDHFGSFQNGIRKAVLLLHSHRAAKRSSAAQQQTMQIQEFKASVEMERTDVIKEREIVGQLLQEPNSSYSVICDNLKKVYRGKDGNSKKIAVRELSLSMARGQCFGVLGPNGAGKTTLINMLTGFTKPTSGTAYIEGMDIRLDMDKIYTGIGVCPQHDLLWETLTGREHLLFYGRLKKLKGTQLAQAIKQSLKSVRLFEGGVADKLVAKYSGGMKRRLSVAISLIGDPKVVYMDEPSSGLDPASRKDLWNAVKSAKQDRAIILTTHSMEEAEVLCDRIGIIANGTLQCIGNSKELKTKYGGSYVLTITTAAGEEAEEVDKLVQSISPGVSRVYHISGTQKFEMPKQEVRISDVFYAMENAKSRVTILAWGLADTTLEDVFIRVARESEASSVCSSS, from the exons ATGGGCTCGAGCAATCTCGAGCAGACCAACGCGCTCTTCAGGAAGAATATCGTGATCCAG AGGCGCGCCCGCAAGACCAACTGCTGCCTCATCTTTTTCCCGCTGATCATCTGCGGGGCCATCGGCGGCCTACAGATCACCATCGACCGCCAGATAGCCAAGAACGAGCGAGAACATCCAATCCTCGTGGACTGCTCCTGCAACAATGCCGTCGTGTCGGGCAACAGCACGGGGGGCGCGGTGTGCTCGGACTCGTGCCCTCTGCCTCGCGCCCCCAAATGGCCACCCGTGCTGCAGATCCCGTCGCCATCGTCGAGTAACCCGTTCTTCTACGACGGCGGCGCGTCGTGCAGCGCCGGCGCCGCGGCGCCTGGGTCCTGCGCCGCGAGGTTCCTCGTCACCGGCACCAACCAGTCCTTCGTTTCAA GTGTGATGGGTAACATGATCCCCGTGCAGAGCATGTCGGTGAACGTGTCGGCTGACGACATCTCCGCGCTAGCCGATTTTGTTCTG GTTAACAGGTACTATATGCAAACAACACTGTCTAATCCTCCAGGAGTGAACTCATTTCTTCAGAACACATGTACTCCGAACCTGACACTTTCATATGCTTATATAGAAGGCAATGAAACTGTCAGCCAAG ATGTGAATTGCACGGAAGGATTAATGCTCTGGCGCGACAATTCGTGGCTCGTTAGTGATGAACTGTATAAAGCATACTATGAAGGGAACAAGACAAATGAAGTTGCTGCAG CGTACGACTTCTTAAGCTCTGATCTGAGCAACTTTAACTTGGTCATTTCATATAACTCGACAAACAAGTTTGGTGATGCGGACACAGGAATCTCTATCATCCAATTACATGGGCCATGGGAAGCACCTAGATTGCTTCAAGTTCCAAGGTTAACAAATATG GCATCAAATGCATACCTTCATTTAAGAGGCAATGCTCTCAAGATATCATTAGATTTTGTTAAAGATATGCCTAGAGCAGCTAAATCATTTAGCTTTGACATATCTTCAATAATAGGACAGCTGCCTTATCTATGGACTATGATGCTTCTTTTCCCG GTAATTTTGACCAACCTTGTATATGAGAAGCAAAATAAGCTTAGGATCATGATGAAGATGCATGGTCTTGGTGATTTGCCATATTGGACTATAACCTATTCGTATTTTATCCTTCTATCAACGCTATACATGCTGTCCTTCATGATATTTGGTGTTGGACTCA gAATATCATTCTTTCGACTAAATAATTATGACCTGCAGTTTGTGTTCTACTTTGCTTACATGAACTTGCAAATTTCATTTGCATTTCTTGTGGCTACATGCTTCTCAAATGTGAGGACAGCTACTG TGACAGGATATTTCTACATATTTGGGTCCGGACTTATAGCAGAATTTTTCTTCAAGCCATATATTGAAGACATTTTCCTCTCCG GAAGCTGGATTATACTTTTGGAACTTTTTCCTCCATTTTCTTTATATCGCATTGTGTACGAGTTATCACAATCTGCATTACTGGTAAGTGTTATGGGTTCCACGGGTATGCAGTGGAGGGACCTGAGTGATACCAAAAATGGGATGAGTAGTGTTTTAACCATAATGATATTCGAATGGATCCTATTCATGTCATTATCATTCTATTTGGATCACTTTGGTTCCtttcaaaacggaataagaaaagcaGTATTACTTCTTCACTCACACCGGGCTGCAAAGCGATCTTCAGCAGCTCAACAGCAGACCATGCAAATTCAAGAGTTCAAAGCTTCTGTTGAAATGGAGAGGACAGATGTTATCAAAGAG AGAGAAATAGTTGGACAGCTATTACAGGAACCAAATAGTAGTTATTCAGTCATATGTGACAACCTTAAGAAAGTGTATCGTGGAAAAGATGGCAACTCAAAGAAAATTGCTGTCAGAGAGTTGTCCCTTTCAATGGCTCGTGGGCAGTGCTTTGGTGTTCTTGGTCCAAATGGTGCTGGAAAAACCACTCTCATCAACATG CTCACTGGATTTACTAAACCTACGTCTGGCACGGCGTACATTGAAGGAATGGACATACGACTGGACATGGACAAAATTTATACAGGAATCGGTGTTTGTCCGCAGCATGA CCTGCTTTGGGAAACACTGACTGGCCGAGAGCATTTGTTGTTCTACGGAAGGCTCAAGAAATTGAAGGGTACACAATTAGCTCAG GCTATCAAACAATCTTTGAAAAGTGTGCGCTTGTTTGAGGGTGGTGTTGCAGATAAGCTTGTAGCAAAATACAGCGGTGGCATGAAGCGTCGTCTCAGTGTTGCAATCTCTCTAATTGGTGACCCAAAG GTTGTTTATATGGATGAACCTAGTTCGGGCTTAGATCCCGCATCAAGGAAAGACTTATGGAATGCCGTAAAGTCTGCTAAACAGGACAGGGCCATAATTCTCACGA CACATTCAATGGAAGAAGCCGAAGTTCTGTGCGATCGAATAGGAATAATTGCGAATGGTACCTTGCAGTGCATCGGAAACTCAAAAGAG CTGAAAACCAAGTATGGAGGATCATATGTACTGACAATAACGACTGCGGCAggtgaggaggcagaggaggtggACAAACTAGTTCAGTCCATCTCGCCTGGGGTGAGCAGGGTGTACCATATCTCTGGGACGCAGAAGTTTGAGATGCCGAAGCAGGAGGTCAGGATATCAGACGTGTTCTATGCCATGGAGAATGCAAAGAGTAGGGTGACGATTCTCGCCTGGGGCCTGGCTGACACTACTCTGGAGGACGTGTTCATCAGAGTTGCCAGGGAGAGCGAGGCATCCTCTGTTTGCAGCTCATCATAG